A genomic stretch from Telopea speciosissima isolate NSW1024214 ecotype Mountain lineage chromosome 7, Tspe_v1, whole genome shotgun sequence includes:
- the LOC122669452 gene encoding monothiol glutaredoxin-S10-like, whose translation MDRVSRLASQKAVVIFSKSTCCMCHAIKRLFYDLGVSPAIHELDEDSRGREMEWALMRLGCNPTIPAVFIGGKLVGSANEVMTLHLNGSLTRMLKDAGAIWL comes from the coding sequence ATGGATAGAGTATCAAGATTGGCTTCACAGAAGGCAGTAGTAATCTTCAGCAAGAGCACTTGCTGTATGTGTCATGCCATCAAAAGATTGTTTTATGACCTTGGTGTGAGCCCTGCAATTCATGAACTTGATGAAGactcaagaggaagagagatggAATGGGCACTCATGAGGCTTGGATGTAACCCTACTATACCTGCTGTCTTCATAGGTGGTAAACTTGTGGGTTCTGCTAATGAAGTCATGACCTTACATCTCAATGGCTCATTAACAAGAATGCTCAAAGATGCAGGTGCTATTTGGCTTTAA